In candidate division KSB1 bacterium, the DNA window GGATTTTTAATCAGCCACATACACATCGCATCGATATTCGTTTCCCACAGGTCGATATCAGGATAATTTTTCGCAACCTCTCGCGCCGTTCGCAATATCAAACCACTGGTTTCCCGCAGCACATTCGGTTTCTCAACAATGGTGACTGTTTTACAGCCGTGCTTTTTAGCATACTCAAATGCCTGAGTCACGATGCTCCGCGAAGCCTGGCGTGTGTTAATCCGTAAGCTGACCGCAATATCATCCAGACTTACGTTCGCAAAGCGTTTCATTTTGGGGGCATGCTCAAGAAGCGTTTGCATCACTGCTTCCGGCAATGGATGAAATTCCACCCCGACGTACAAATCTTCAGTGTTCTCTCTAAATACGACCAAATCGATGTCGTCACGATAATTCAGGGGATTACCGGGGTAAGCCTTGCAGGGACGCAGATTGGTGTGCAAATTAAACTCTTGACGCAGCCGAACGATTGGACTTGAGTAAATCAACCCTTTACCTTGCAACTCCGGTATAAGCTCTGATTGAGCCTCCTCTTTAGGCATTGAAGTAATCGCCCCAAACAAGCAAGTATCCGTACTTTTTAATAAATCGATAGTTCGATCCGGCAATGGATTGCCTTCGGTTTTCCAGAATTCCCAACCAATGTCGCCGTGAATGTATTCAGCATCGAGTTTCAGCGCGTCCAAAACGATTCGCGCCGCTTCCATGACGTCGTTGCCGACTCCGTCTCCGGGTAGCCAGGCTATTTTGTATTTTGCCATTGTTCTTTTTTTACACTTTCTTCAGTAATTGATTGAATTCATCTATATCCAACCCAGCATCTCGGATAATTGCTCGCTGAGTTCCTTTTGGAAGTTCTTTTTTACCATGACAAGGGACAACGACAATTCTTTGGCCGTTATCCATAATTGCATGACTCCCTTTCCATCTTTCAACTTGAAAACCCACTTTCTGCAAAACCTTGACTACCTCCGTTCCATTCGAGGGAATCATCTTACTCATATTTCAACTTCAACTGACTCGCCCGTCTTTCGGTATTCACTCATCCGACTTTTTAGAACTTCCAAATATCCTTCAATAGCTTCTTTAATATTTGTAATCGTTTCTTCGCGATTCTCGCCCCATGAATGACAACCCGGCAGTGATGGAACGTGAGCAGAAAATCGTCCATCTTCTTCGTTTTCTAAAATAATTTCATACTTCATTACTAACTCCTAATCATCAAAATTTTCATTAATGATATTTAACCAAATCAAAATCGATAAAATCCGCGTGATTCAAAATAATCGCTTCGGGCGAACGTCCGAACTTGTCTCCTTCATGCGAATGAACTGCAATTAAATGCATGACCTCGTCCGGGATATTGTATTTGAAGCAAAGACCCACTCCACTAAACGGATGCCTCAGGTATTTGCCATGCTTACTTTTAACCACTTTGCCGTTTTCTTTATCGTATTCCATGAGTTTTCCAACATCACAAAGCAGGGCGCCTGCAACCAGAATATCACGATTAATCGGTGTTTTACGGTCACCGTAGGCCTCAGTCAAAACCTCATCACATGCTACACACATCTTACAAACTGTCCGCACGTGCTCTAAAAACATGACTTTAACATTGTCGATTAAAAGAGTGAAGGGAATGCCCAATAATTCTTCCGCTGTCCAGTTGCGGTAATTCACCGCTTCTTCCCAAACGGAAATTGTGTTTTCGCGCAGCTCTTTATCTTCGATCAGGTTGAATTCCGGCATGTTTTCAATGAGTTCTTCTCTCGTCATCTACAAGCTCCTGTCCTCTGGCCCGTTATATTCATGATCTTCGGGATTGATTTTTCGCATCGGTTTCTGGGTAGTCTGCTCTTCAAAAATGTGAGCGACCAAACCGGGAACCCGCGACATCATAAAAAAGGCGTTGGCGAGACGCGGAGAAAAATCGAGTTCGCACAAGACAGCGGCTATCGCACCGTCAACGTTAATGGGCAACTTTCGTCCCATTTGTTTTCCAAGCTCGGATTCAACTGTAGTAGCAATTTTAATAAACTTGTCGGCAATTTTCAAGTCATTTGCCAACTTAAATAATTTCTTGCTTCGCGGATCTTCGGTGTGCAGCCGATGTCCAAAGCCGGAAATTCGTCTTCTTATTTCTATATATTCGGCCACAAGCTCCTCGCAAGCCTCGGCCACGGAAATTTCTCTTGCTTTAATTTTATCCTGAACTTGCAAAAGTGCACCCATGCAGTCTTCGATGGCCCCCCCGTGAAATTTCGAAATTGCCAGAATCCCGCTGGCAACAGCCGCATTCAAAGGAGCCCCGCTGGAGGCGACGATCATACTCGCGATTGTCGATGGTGGTGTGACCCCATGATCGATCGACGATACCAAAATGGCGTCAATTATTTTACCAACATCTTTCGACGGCAATTCACCCTTTAAGGCCAAATAAACAGACTGTCCAAAAGAGACACTGCCCATCAGCTCATCGATGCGATAGCCCCGCAAACGAACTTCATTGG includes these proteins:
- a CDS encoding isocitrate/isopropylmalate dehydrogenase family protein; translated protein: MAKYKIAWLPGDGVGNDVMEAARIVLDALKLDAEYIHGDIGWEFWKTEGNPLPDRTIDLLKSTDTCLFGAITSMPKEEAQSELIPELQGKGLIYSSPIVRLRQEFNLHTNLRPCKAYPGNPLNYRDDIDLVVFRENTEDLYVGVEFHPLPEAVMQTLLEHAPKMKRFANVSLDDIAVSLRINTRQASRSIVTQAFEYAKKHGCKTVTIVEKPNVLRETSGLILRTAREVAKNYPDIDLWETNIDAMCMWLIKNP
- a CDS encoding type II toxin-antitoxin system HicA family toxin is translated as MSKMIPSNGTEVVKVLQKVGFQVERWKGSHAIMDNGQRIVVVPCHGKKELPKGTQRAIIRDAGLDIDEFNQLLKKV
- a CDS encoding type II toxin-antitoxin system HicB family antitoxin, with product MKYEIILENEEDGRFSAHVPSLPGCHSWGENREETITNIKEAIEGYLEVLKSRMSEYRKTGESVEVEI
- a CDS encoding HD domain-containing protein is translated as MTREELIENMPEFNLIEDKELRENTISVWEEAVNYRNWTAEELLGIPFTLLIDNVKVMFLEHVRTVCKMCVACDEVLTEAYGDRKTPINRDILVAGALLCDVGKLMEYDKENGKVVKSKHGKYLRHPFSGVGLCFKYNIPDEVMHLIAVHSHEGDKFGRSPEAIILNHADFIDFDLVKYH
- a CDS encoding citryl-CoA lyase, with the protein product MSKSSWKTAITKVKPNEVRLRGYRIDELMGSVSFGQSVYLALKGELPSKDVGKIIDAILVSSIDHGVTPPSTIASMIVASSGAPLNAAVASGILAISKFHGGAIEDCMGALLQVQDKIKAREISVAEACEELVAEYIEIRRRISGFGHRLHTEDPRSKKLFKLANDLKIADKFIKIATTVESELGKQMGRKLPINVDGAIAAVLCELDFSPRLANAFFMMSRVPGLVAHIFEEQTTQKPMRKINPEDHEYNGPEDRSL